Within Streptomyces sp. NBC_00704, the genomic segment CGGCGGCGAACAGGTCCCGGCCTACTGGTACGGCTCCTCCGAGGCCGGCGCGCCGTCGATCCCGCTGCCCGGCGGCGGGCGCGCGACCGGCGGGCGCACCCTGCACGCCGGCGACACCGTCCTGCCCGCCGGCCGCCGCGTCCTGGGCGACGGGGCCTCCTACTGGCGCCAGGGCCGTCAGGGCCGGCAGCAGGTCTGGCTCGAGTACGACCCGGCCACCGGCACGCACGGGCGTGCCTCGCTGCCCGCGTTCCTGCGGTCCGGCATCCGGGAGGGGGCGACGCTGGTGCAGGAGAACTGCGAGCTGCTTCCGCTGCAACCGGGCCTGGAGGAGACGCCCTTCGGGACCGACGGCGCGGTGCTCGGCCGGTGGGTGCGCGCCGAGGGCGAGGGCGCCGAGGCCCGTACGGTCGCCGGCACGCCGGACGGCCGGACCGTCACCCTGCCCTGGTCGGGCGGCCGGGCTCCGGGCGTTCCGCTCGGCGCGCTGCGGCTGCCCGGCGGGGCGGAGCCCGTCGCCGTCCGTCTCCACCGCCAGATCGCCCTGTACTCGGGCGACGACACGCGTGGCGCGGGCGAACTCGGCCGGCTGACGCCGATGGAGCGCGGCGGTGAGTTCGCCGCGGGCACCCGGCTCGTCGTGCCTGCCGAGTACTGGCACGCGCTGCGTCCGCGCGACGAGCGGGGGTCGGCCGCGCTGCGCGCGCTGACCGACGAGCAGGCGGACGCGATCGTGCGGGCCGCCTCGCGGGCGCTGGCCGAGCGGCAGGCCGCCCTGGCCGCGGCCGGGGCGGTCGACGGCACCTCCCAGAGCCGCTCGGACGTCCCCACGGCGGACGAGGTCGTGCGGGAGACCGTGTCCCGCCTCCTGCCGGCGCTGGGCGACGACAGGCTGGTCACCGGGGTCGGCGCGATCGTGCGCGCGGTGCTGCGGCTCGCCGAGTCGACCGCCGCGTTCGTGACGCCGCCGGTCGCCCGGCCGAAGGCGGAGAGCAACCGGATCAACGGCATGTTCGCCGACCTGAAGCCCGAGCACGGCGACGACCAGACGTTGCGCGAGGCCGTCACCGGCCTCTCCCCGTTGCAGGGGTGGTGGGGCGGCGAGGCGCGCTGGGCCACCCTGCGCCAGATCCGCGCCGTGAACCATGTGCTGTCGGGGAAGCCCGCCGACGGCAAGGCCCTGCCCGAGGCCTGCCGCGCGGCCGGCGTCTCCGAAGGCTGGCGCAGCGACGAGTTCACCGTTCCCGGCATCGGCCCGGTCTGGACGCCCGTGCTGGACGTGCTGCGTCCGCTCGCCTACCGGGCGGCCTGCCCGACGACGACCGTGCAGCACCGGGAGGCGCTGCTCCTGCTGCTGGAGGCGATCGCCGACGGGCCGCTGGCCGCGCCCGAGGTCGGGCTGCGGGAGGTCGTCCTGAGCGAGCCGTACGAGAAGCAGGAGCGTGCCGGGCAGGTGCTGCGCCGGGACGGCCGTACCGTCGTCGTCCTCGGGTGCCAGAGCATCGACCGGCAGAACGCCCGGGTGAACTGGCTCGCCCTCGACCACGATCCGACCGGCCGGTTCGGCGCGACCGCCCACTTCACCCTGGTGCGGGAGAGCGCGCACCCGGCGGTGTACCCGGCCGACGCGTCGGCGGCCGTCGCCCGGCTCGTCCGCGACAAGGGTCCCGCCCCCTGGCAGCCGGAGGCGCCCGACGCCCTGGCGGCCGCGACGCTCGGCGGGCTGGGTCCCCTCCAGGCCGCGCTGCTGCTCGCCGGCAACCCGCCGCAGCTCACCGACGAGGTGATCGCCGCCACCGGACTGAAGCCCCGTCAGAAACAGCTCGGCGACGGCCTGCTCGCGTCCGTGGACGCCGACGACCGGGCGGCGCTCGTCGGCGCGCTGCTGCCCGAGGCCCCCGGGGACCTGTGGACGTCCGGGCCGGACACGCGGGCCGCGGGACGGATGTGGGCCGAGCGGCTCGCCGGGGTCGTCCGGCTGCCCGAGGAACTGGCCGGGGAACTCGCGCTCGACGGCCTGCCGACGGGTTCCGCGGAGGAGGTCCTCAACCCCCGGCTCACCCCCTGGATCCACCGCACCACCGTGCAGCGGCCCGACAAGGACGGCAACCTCGTCGCGGAGGACCCCGCGGCGCTGCCCGGCCGGTACGACCTGACGCGGGCCGTGGCCGCCCTGGCCGGCCTCGCCTACTCCCTGCCGTACGGGCACCCGCTGCGGGCCGTCCTGCCGGAGAGCCTGGCCGCCGTGCGCCGGCGCGTCGCCGATGCCGGGCTGCTGCTCGACCTGGACGTCGCGTGGACCGACAAGGGCTCCTCCACCGCCGCCGAACTGCGCAAGGCCTACGGGCTGCCCGCGACCGGAGGCGCGGACGCGCACGGTCTGACGGCCGTGGGCGAGTCGCTGGTGCTGCGGCCGTGGTACGGCGAACAGGAGACCGTACTGGTGCGGCCCGGGGCGCTCGACGGTCCCGACGACCCGGTGTTCGGACTGGTCGAAGGCCTCGTGGGGCCCCATCGGGGCCAGGGCATGCGCGCGTTGCGGACGCTCCTGGGCGAGGACCTCGGCGACGCCGTCGCCGAGGGGACCGATCCGCGCGGCGCTTCGGGGCACGCGCAGGACCCGGCCTTCAGCGTGCCCGAACTGGTCGCCGAGGTCGCCGCGCGGCACGGTCTCGGAGCGGACGCGGCCGCGCTCTACCTCCAGATCCTCGCCCTCCCGGATCCCACCGACCGCAACTGCGTGCGCTGGACCGGGTGGCGGCCCGCCCGCGCGAAGAAGGCCCGCGCCGAACTCGCGGCGACCGGCCTCGTGGTGGAGGCCAAGCGGGCGCGCGCCGGCCGGACCCTCTTCCTGCCCTGCGGCTGGCTGGACCTGAAGTCCCCGGCCCTGCCGGTGGAGACCTGGAAGGAGGCCCTGTACCCGGTGCGCGACCGGGTCCGCGCCGTGCCTCTGGTCCCGGTGCCCGAGCTGTTCACGCGCGCGTGGGACCGCGTGCGCTCCGGCGACGCGCCCGCCTACGAGGAGCTCACCACCCGGGCCACCCGCAAGGGCCGCCGCCGATGACCACCGCCCCCTCACCCCTGGAAGAGCCCGCGCCGATGACAGCCACCGCCACCGCCCCCGCCTCGGCCCCGGCCCCGGCCCCGGCCCCGGAACGGCAGATCGTTCCGCCCGAGGACCGCTACGCCGCCGAACTGGCCTTCCTCGCCGCGTACGACGACGGGCCGCGACCGCCGGCCTGGCGGCTCACCCCGCGTGCCGTCGTCACGTTCGTGATGGGCAGCGGCGGCCGCGCCCTGAAGCTGCCCGAGGGCGCCGGCACGCCCGAGGGTGTGCCGCGCCGGCTGGTCGTCGAGGCCAAGTTCGTCGGCGACCGGGCCCTGGTGGAGCGCTGCGTGGTCACCCTCGCCGGCGAGCGGGGGCTGCTGCTCGTCGGCGAGCCCGGAACCGCCAAGTCGATGCTGTCCGAGCTGCTGTCGGCCGCCGTGTGCGGCACCAGCGGCCTGGTGGTGCAGGGCACCGCGGGAACCACCGAGGACCAGCTCAAGTACGGCTGGAACTACGCCCTGTTGCTGGCACAGGGGCCGAGCCCCAAGGCGCTGGTTCCCTCGCCGGTGCTGGCCGCCATGTCCCGGGGCGCCGTCGCGCGGGTCGAGGAGGTGACCCGCTGCCTGCCCGAGGTGCAGGACTCCCTCGTGTCGCTGCTCTCCGAGCGGCGCATCGCCGTGCCCGAACTGACGGGCACGCCGGAGGCGCTGGCGCACGCCGCGCCCGGCTTCAACCTCATCGCCACGGCCAACCTGCGCGACCGGGGCGTCTCGGAGATGTCCGCCGCCCTCAAACGCCGCTTCAACTTCGAGACGGTCGGCCCGATCCCGGACCTCGACGCGGAGACCGCGCTGGTGCGCAGCCAGGCCCGCGCCTCGGTGGAGCGGTCCGGGGCGCCCTTCCAGGTCGACGACGCCGTCCTGGAGGCTCTGGTCACCGCCTTCCGCGACCTGCGGGAGGGACGGTCCGCGGAGGGCTGGGAGGTGGAGCGGCCGTCCACGGTGATGAGCACCGCGGAGGCCGTCTCCGTCGCGGGGGCGCTGGCGCTCGCGGCCGCCTACTTCCCCGGCGACCGTGACGTCCTGGGCCTGCTGCCCGGCCATCTGCTCGGCGTGGTCCGCAAGGACGACCCCGCGGACGCGGCCCGGCTGCGCGGCTACTGGGACGGCCCGGTCCGCCGCCGCGCCGAGCAGGGTTCCGCCACCTGGCGCACCCTGTGGGAGCTGCGCACGGTGCTGGAGGGCTGACGGCCGTGTCCCTGTCCCCGCACCCCACCATGCCGGGCGCCCCGGACGAGCCGCCCGCCGCCCCCGCCGAGGCGCTGGCCGCCCTCACCGACCCGGCGGGACCGTACCTCATCGGCGTACGGCACCACGCGCCCTCGCTGGCCGCCGCCGTGCCCGCGCTGCTGGACGAGGCGAAGCCGGACGTGCTGCTCGTGGAGCTGCCCGCCGAGATGCAGGAGTGGCTCCCCTGGCTCGGGCACGCGCAGACGCGGGCCCCCATCGCGCTCGCCGCCGTTCCGGGCGGCCTCGGGAGCGGCGCGGGCCCGGCGTTCTATCCGTTCGCCGACTTCTCGCCCGAACTGGCCGCCGTGCGCTGGGCCGACCGGCACGGAGTGGCCGTGATCGCCTGCGACCTGCCTCTCGCCGACCGGGCGTGGGGCGAGGGGCGCGAGGGCCCGGTGCCGGGAGCGGCCCCCGGGCTCGCCGGGGCGCTGCGTTCCCGGCTCACGGGCCGTCCGGGCGACGACCTGTGGGACCGGCTGGTCGAGGCGACCGCGCCGGGCTCGCCCCCGGAGGCGCTGCGCCGCGCCGCGCTGCTGACGGGGTGGGCGCTGCGCGCGGACGCGGCCGCCTCGGGCGGGGTGGCCGAACTGGACCTGCGGCGGGAGCGGTGGATGCGGTCCCGGATCGCCGAGGCCACCGCGGGCGGCGGGCGGGCCGCCGTGCTCGTCGGCGCCTTCCACGCACCGGCGTTGACGGCCGGAGCCACGGACCGGGCCCCCGCACCGCAGCCCGACCCGGTCGCGCACCGGGACCCGGATTCCGGGCCGCACCAGGGCCCGGAATCGGGGCCGGAGGCGAGGACGGATCCGAGAACGACTCCGAGGACGAATCCGAAGACGAATCCGACGGCGGCGGACGACGCCCGCGCCACGTCACGGCACGAAGACGTGCGGGGCGAAGCCGCCGGGGCAGGAACGGTCTCCTGGATCACCTCGCTCATCCCGTACGCCTACCCCCTGCTGGACGAGCGTTCCGGCTATCCGGCCGGCATCCGCGACCCGGAGTGGCAGGACATGGTGCTCCGGTCCGCGGGCGACCCCGTCGCCCTGGAGGAGGCGCTGACGCGCGCGGCCGTGCGGGTCTGCGCGGAACTGCGCGGTCTGGGACATCCGTCGGGACCCGCGGACGCGCGCGAGATCAGCCGGCTCGCCTCGGACCTGGCCCGGCTCCGCGGACTACCGGCGGCCGGCCGGGGCGAGCTGGTCGAGGCGGTGCAGACGGTCCTCACGCAGGGCGAACCGTACGGAAGGGGCCGGGCCGTCGCGCGGGCGATGGAACGGGTGCTGGTCGGCACGCGCACCGGACGGCCCGCGCCGGACGCGCCGCGCAGCGGGCTCGCCCCGGCCGTCGAGGCCGAGGTCGCCGCGCTGGGTCTGCCCGGACCGGACGGCCCCTCGGCCGCCGGCCGGGAACTGCGGCTCGACCCTCTGCGCTCCGACCTCGACCGGCGCCGTGAGCTGCTGCTGCGCAGACTGACGGTGTGCGGGGTGCCGTACGGGGAGCCGAAGGAGGTCGTCGGCGCGGGCGGCGCCGAGGCCCTCACGTCCCGCTGGGAAGCGCGCTGGACGCCCGCCACGGCTGCCGTGCTGACCGCCGCGGGGGTACGCGGGGTCACCCCGGCCCAGGCCGCCGAAGGCGTCCTGCGCGAACGGCGCCGCGCGGAGCTGGAGGAGGGCGGCCCGACGGCCGCGCAGGTCCTGACGGGGCTCGCGCAGGCCGCGGAGTGCGGGCTCGGAGCACTCACCGACGAGCGGCTCGACGACGTCGCCGAGGTTCTGCCGCGGGCCGGCGCCCTGCCCGAACTGCTCGCCGCGCTCGCTTTGTCGGACCGGCTGCGGGCCGGACATGTGGCAGGTCTGGGCACCGACGCCGGACGCACCGTCCGGGCGGGCGCCGTCGCCGAGCTGCTCACCGCGGCCGCGGTGCGCCAGGTGGACGGCCTGACCGGTTCGGAGGACCCGGCCGACGCGCACGCTCTGCTCGAACTCGCCCACCGCGCCGACCTGTCCGGCGGCATCCGGCTCGCCGACGCCCTCGCCCGGCTGGCCGCGGACGGCTCTCCCCTGATGCGCGGCGCCGCGGGAGCCGTCCGGGTGCTGCTGGGGCAGGAGGATCCCCGGGTCTTCGGCGACCGGGTGGCGTCCTGGGTCGACGGCGCGGTCGACGCGGAGTCCCGGTCGGCGCTGACCGCCCGGCTGAGCGGCGTGCTGACCGCCGCCGGTCCCCTGCTGGAGGCCGCGACCGCCGCCCTGGAGCCGTTGCTCGACCTGGTGTCGGAGCTGCCCGACCGGCGGTTCCTGGACCGGCTGCCCGCGCTGCGCGGCGGGTTCGACACCCTCAGCCCGGCGGCCCGCGACCGTCTGCTGGCGTCCGTGGAGGAGCGCCTGGGCACCGGGCGCGTGGCCGACACCGACGGCCACGACCCGGCCGCCCTGGCCGTCTGGGCGGGCGCGGACCTGGCCGCCCGCGCCACCCTGCGAGCGCTGGGTCTGCTCCCCGCGCGGGGCGCGCACGAACCGGCCTCCCCCGTCCCCACGGCCACGGCCTGCCCCGTCCCCACGGCCACGGACTCCGCGTCCCCACGACCGACGGCGGCGGACGGATCCGCGTCCCCCTTCCCGACGGCCACCCGGCCCCCGGCCGCTCACCCCACGACCACGACGAAACCGGCGGCGGGCCGGACCGGGGCGGCAGAACCCACGGCCGTCCTGTCCACGCCCCCGTCCACGGCCACGGCAGCCGCGTCCTCCGATTCCGCGCCCGCCCCCGGACCCGCCTCCGCGCGCGCGGTGGACGCCGTCGGGGAGGCGGGAGAGGACCGGGTCCTCGCGCCCGCCGACCGCTGGCGGCTCGTCCTCGGGCGACGCAGCGACGAACTCCCGCCCTCCGCACGCTCGTTGGCCACGGCCCTGGACGAGCTGTACGGCAGCGGGCGCGGAGAGGGGAGCCGGGGGGACCTCACGGGCCGGGGCGGCCACGGCGGCCGGGAGGCGCCGTATCCGGGAGTGCGCGAATGGTCGCGGGAGCTGGCCGCGCTCTTCGGGCCGGGCATCCGGGAGGAGGTGCTGGCGGCGGCCGCCGCGGCGGGCCGCGACGACGTGCTCACCGAGCTGGACGCCGACAGCGTGCGTCCCTCGGTCGATCTGCTGCGCACCGTGCTGCGGCACGCGGGCGGGCTGCCCGAGGCCCGGCTGGCCGCACTGCGCCCGCTGGTGCGCCGGCTGGTGGAGTCGCTGACCCGGCAACTGGCCACCCGGCTGCGTCCCGCCCTGCACGGGGCGGCGTCACCGCGCCCCGGCCGCCGTCCGGGCGGCGGTCTGGACCTGCCCCGCACCCTGCGCGCCAACCTGGCGAGCGCCCGGCGCGGGCCCGACGGCACGGTCCGGGTCGTCCCCGAGCACCCGGTGTTCCGTGCCCGCTCCCGGCGGTCGGCCGACTGGCGGCTGATCCTGGTGACGGACGTGTCGGGTTCCATGGAGGCGTCCACCGTGTGGGCGGCGCTCACCGCCTCGGTGCTCGCCGGGGTGCCGACCCTGTCCACCCACTTCCTGGCCTTCTCCACCGAGGTCATCGATCTCACCGGCCATGTCGAGGATCCGTTGTCCCTGCTGCTGGAAGTCAGCGTCGGCGGCGGCACGCACATCGCCGCGGGCCTGCGGCACGCCCGCGAGCTGGTCACCGTGCCGTCGCGCACCCTGGTCGTGGTCGTGAGCGACTTCGAGGAGGGCTACCCGCTCGGCGGGCTCCTCGCCGAGGTGCGTGCGCTGGTCGGGGCCGGCTGCCATGTGCTGGGCTGCGCGAGCCTCGACGACTCCGGCCGGCCGCGCTACTCCACGGGCGTCGCGGGCCGGCTCGTCGCCGCCGGCATGCCCGTCGCCGCTCTCAGCCCGCTCGAACTCGCCCGCTGGGTAGGGGAGAAGATCGCATGAGCCAGGACCTGCTGCCGCCGGTCGCGCCGTCCGTGACCGCCGAACTCGTCGAGGCTCTCTCGCCCCGGCTGCGCAAGCGGCTGGACGCGGGGGTCGCCAAGCTGGCGGCCCGTCCGGTGGTCCGCGAGGGCGACACGGTACGGATCGCCCTCGACGACGACACCGAGCTGGAACTGCTCGTCGTGGACGGTGCGGTGAGCAGCGCGGACGCGATCCGTTGCGGGTGCCTGCTCGCCCCGGACTGCCTGCACCGCGCGGCCGCCGCCTCGGCAGCGCCGATAGCCGAGTCCCCGTTCCCGTCCCACCCTGAAGCCGAGTCCGCGTCGCCTTCCCGCCCTGAAGCCGACTCTGCCCCGGCCCGCGTCTCCGCCCCGGCCTCGGCTTCCGCTTCCGGCTCCGGCTCCGATCCTGCTTCCCTGTCCGCCTCCCCCTCTCCCTCCGCCTCCCACTCCGCCTCCGCCTGCGGCTCTGCTTCCGTCGCTCCTGCCTGCCCCGCGTCCGCCGACGCCCGGGCCGAGGGCGTGAGGAGCCACGGCAACGGACCGCAGCAGGCGGGGGCCGACGGCGCGCCGGGACCGGCGGTGGACGAGTCCGCCGGCCCCGTCCGGATCGCCGCCGCGCGGGCCGTGTTCGAGGCGGCCGCCGCCGTGCTCGACGCCGGAGCGGACGGGGCGGGAGCCGTCCTCCAGGCCGAACTCCTGCGCGCCGCGCACACCGCGCGGCTCGCGGGACTCCCCCGGGCCGCGGGGGCTGCGGTCTCGGTGGTCAACGGGGTGCGGGCGGCCCGCTCGGCCGATCCCGCGCACCGGCTGCCCGATCTGGTGGAAGCCCTGCGCGAGGTCCTTGGCGTGGCCCATCGGCTGCCGTCGGCGCGCGGCCCGGAACTGGCCGAACTGCGCGGAACGGTACGGCAGCCCTACGCGCCGGACGGCTCCCTGCGCCTGTACGGACTGTTCTCGGAGCCCGTCCTCACCGCGACCGGCTACGCGGGCGCGGTCACCTGGACCGCGGACGCCCAAGGCCGCCTCTACACGGTCTCCGACGTCGCGCCGGGCGGGCCGGGCCGGGCGACCGGCGCCGCCGACCGC encodes:
- a CDS encoding ATP-binding protein, with translation MTATATAPASAPAPAPAPERQIVPPEDRYAAELAFLAAYDDGPRPPAWRLTPRAVVTFVMGSGGRALKLPEGAGTPEGVPRRLVVEAKFVGDRALVERCVVTLAGERGLLLVGEPGTAKSMLSELLSAAVCGTSGLVVQGTAGTTEDQLKYGWNYALLLAQGPSPKALVPSPVLAAMSRGAVARVEEVTRCLPEVQDSLVSLLSERRIAVPELTGTPEALAHAAPGFNLIATANLRDRGVSEMSAALKRRFNFETVGPIPDLDAETALVRSQARASVERSGAPFQVDDAVLEALVTAFRDLREGRSAEGWEVERPSTVMSTAEAVSVAGALALAAAYFPGDRDVLGLLPGHLLGVVRKDDPADAARLRGYWDGPVRRRAEQGSATWRTLWELRTVLEG
- a CDS encoding DUF5682 family protein, producing the protein MPGAPDEPPAAPAEALAALTDPAGPYLIGVRHHAPSLAAAVPALLDEAKPDVLLVELPAEMQEWLPWLGHAQTRAPIALAAVPGGLGSGAGPAFYPFADFSPELAAVRWADRHGVAVIACDLPLADRAWGEGREGPVPGAAPGLAGALRSRLTGRPGDDLWDRLVEATAPGSPPEALRRAALLTGWALRADAAASGGVAELDLRRERWMRSRIAEATAGGGRAAVLVGAFHAPALTAGATDRAPAPQPDPVAHRDPDSGPHQGPESGPEARTDPRTTPRTNPKTNPTAADDARATSRHEDVRGEAAGAGTVSWITSLIPYAYPLLDERSGYPAGIRDPEWQDMVLRSAGDPVALEEALTRAAVRVCAELRGLGHPSGPADAREISRLASDLARLRGLPAAGRGELVEAVQTVLTQGEPYGRGRAVARAMERVLVGTRTGRPAPDAPRSGLAPAVEAEVAALGLPGPDGPSAAGRELRLDPLRSDLDRRRELLLRRLTVCGVPYGEPKEVVGAGGAEALTSRWEARWTPATAAVLTAAGVRGVTPAQAAEGVLRERRRAELEEGGPTAAQVLTGLAQAAECGLGALTDERLDDVAEVLPRAGALPELLAALALSDRLRAGHVAGLGTDAGRTVRAGAVAELLTAAAVRQVDGLTGSEDPADAHALLELAHRADLSGGIRLADALARLAADGSPLMRGAAGAVRVLLGQEDPRVFGDRVASWVDGAVDAESRSALTARLSGVLTAAGPLLEAATAALEPLLDLVSELPDRRFLDRLPALRGGFDTLSPAARDRLLASVEERLGTGRVADTDGHDPAALAVWAGADLAARATLRALGLLPARGAHEPASPVPTATACPVPTATDSASPRPTAADGSASPFPTATRPPAAHPTTTTKPAAGRTGAAEPTAVLSTPPSTATAAASSDSAPAPGPASARAVDAVGEAGEDRVLAPADRWRLVLGRRSDELPPSARSLATALDELYGSGRGEGSRGDLTGRGGHGGREAPYPGVREWSRELAALFGPGIREEVLAAAAAAGRDDVLTELDADSVRPSVDLLRTVLRHAGGLPEARLAALRPLVRRLVESLTRQLATRLRPALHGAASPRPGRRPGGGLDLPRTLRANLASARRGPDGTVRVVPEHPVFRARSRRSADWRLILVTDVSGSMEASTVWAALTASVLAGVPTLSTHFLAFSTEVIDLTGHVEDPLSLLLEVSVGGGTHIAAGLRHARELVTVPSRTLVVVVSDFEEGYPLGGLLAEVRALVGAGCHVLGCASLDDSGRPRYSTGVAGRLVAAGMPVAALSPLELARWVGEKIA